In the Malania oleifera isolate guangnan ecotype guangnan chromosome 1, ASM2987363v1, whole genome shotgun sequence genome, one interval contains:
- the LOC131167616 gene encoding uncharacterized protein LOC131167616, with the protein MEMEQPMFMMTASIGTSDNIINGRGNREEGSKSRSSSIPISELEAPDEQGHPFETLKINDIPCRSNTTENKLSWLHSQVIGTNRTFISPFGERRITYADHTSTGRSLRYIENFILNNVLPFYGNTHTSDSHVGQRTTRMVNEASTYIKSCLGGRAEDAIMFCGSGTTAAIKRLQEVMGIVVPSTLRERVLKSLSNEERWVVFVGPYEHHSNILSWRQSLAEVVEIGLDDNGLLDVEALRMQLQYYQATNRPMLGSFSACSNVTGLFTDARALAQLLHQFGAFACFDFAASGPYVEINMQSGETDGYDAIFLSPHKFLGGPGSPGVLLMSKVLYQLRSSPPSTCGGGTVEFANCYSEKDTLYYEDVEERENAGTPPLIQTIRAALAFWVKEYIGYEVIETIEHKYIQKALQRLFPNPNILVLGNTNVKRQAILSFLIYSTTHSSSCDTKTCELDNEDGEGRDGALYMLGHSGSKKGKPLPAPFVAKLLNDLFGIQARGGCSCAGPYGHRLLNIDEACSLAFRCAIQKGFCGIRPGWARISFPYYMTEDEFEFILTALEFVSIYGQRFLPLYHFNWKTGNWTIQKKALKETLVVNENTQNLCDSPLTSALGALKLDLDKSREQNEDQYKEVQTIHKFATYLDTATYIASHLPKFPRQRRIPYDIQPKFLHFRV; encoded by the exons ATGGAGATGGAGCAACCCATGTTTATGATGACTGCCTCAATTGGTACAAGTGATAACATAATCAATGGTAGAGGCAACAGAGAAGAGGGCAGCAAAAGCAGAAGCTCATCAATCCCAATTAGTGAACTTGAAGCACCAGATGAGCAGGGACACCCCTTCGAAACACTAAAGATTAATGACATTCCCTGTAGGAGCAACACCACAGAAAACAAGCTGTCTTGGTTGCACTCTCAGGTCATCGGCACCAACCGCACATTTATTTCCCCATTCGGGGAGCGTCGAATCACCTATGCCGATCATACTTCCACTGGTCGGAGCCTCCGCTACATTgaaaatttcattcttaataaTGTTCTTCCCTTCTACG GGAATACCCACACATCCGACAGCCACGTTGGGCAACGGACTACAAGAATGGTGAATGAAGCAAGCACGTACATTAAGAGTTGCTTGGGCGGAAGAGCAGAGGATGCCATCATGTTTTGTGGGTCAGGCACCACGGCCGCAATAAAGCGGCTTCAAGAGGTCATGGGCATTGTCGTGCCGTCAACTCTAAGAGAGAGAGTACTAAAAAGCCTAAGCAATGAGGAGAGGTGGGTGGTTTTCGTTGGGCCTTACGAGCACCACTCCAACATCCTCTCATGGCGCCAAAGCCTAGCAGAGGTTGTGGAGATTGGTCTAGATGACAATGGCTTGTTAGATGTGGAAGCTTTGAGAATGCAGCTACAGTACTATCAGGCTACAAACCGGCCCATGTTGGGTTCTTTCTCGGCCTGTAGTAATGTCACTGGACTTTTCACTGACGCTAGGGCTCTCGCCCAACTTCTTCACCAATTTGGAGCATTTGCATGCTTTGACTTTGCAGCTAG CGGTCCTTACGTGGAAATTAACATGCAATCAGGGGAAACTGATGGCTATGATGCTATTTTCCTTAGTCCGCATAAATTTTTAGGAGGCCCTGGGTCACCTGGTGTCCTATTAATGAGCAAAGTTCTGTATCAACTAAGATCTTCTCCTCCATCTACTTGTGGGGGTGGAACTGTTGAATTTGCCAATTGCTACAGTGAAAAG GATACTCTTTATTATGAGGAtgtagaagaaagggaaaatgcAGGAACGCCGCCACTTATCCAAACCATTAGAGCAGCATTGGCATTTTGGGTAAAGGAGTACATAGGCTATGAAGTTATTGAAACAATAGAGCACAAGTACATACAAAAAGCACTTCAAAGGCTTTTCCCCAATCCTAATATACTGGTTTTAGGAAATACAAACGTGAAGCGACAAGCTATTTTGTCGTTTCTCATCTACTCAACTACACATTCATCCTCATGTGATACAAAAACATGTGAGCTTGATAATGAAGATGGAGAAGGAAGAGATGGAGCACTTTACATGTTAGGTCATTCAGGTAGTAAAAAGGGTAAGCCTCTTCCAGCACCATTTGTTGCAAAGCTACTTAATGACTTGTTTGGCATCCAAGCTCGAGGTGGGTGCTCTTGTGCTGGGCCTTATGGTCATAGATTGCTTAACATAGATGAGGCTTGCTCCCTCGCCTTTCGATGTGCTATTCAAAAG ggtttttgtggaATAAGGCCTGGATGGGCAAGAATTAGCTTCCCTTACTACATGACTGAAGATGAGTTTGAGTTCATTCTAACAGCTTTGGAGTTTGTATCTATCTATGGCCAAAGGTTCCTCCCTTTGTATCACTTCAACTGGAAAACTGGAAACTGGACAATCCAGAAAAAGGCTTTGAAGGAAACACTAGTAGTTAATGAGAATACCCAAAATTTGTGTGACTCGCCTTTGACCAGTGCTTTGGGAGCCCTAAAGTTGGACCTTGACAAATCTAGAGAGCAGAATGAAGATCAGTATAAAGAGGTTCAAACGATTCATAAGTTTGCAACATATTTGGATACTGCAACTTACATTGCGAGTCATCTCCCTAAATTCCCCCGCCAACGAAGGATTCCATATGACATACAACCTAAGTTCCTGCACTTTAGAGTCTAG